A genome region from Candidatus Cloacimonadota bacterium includes the following:
- a CDS encoding DUF1573 domain-containing protein, whose amino-acid sequence MIPTPGKLRRKIGDLKIEKNRIDFGKVKDTDILIDTLKIQNSNPEPVEILFEDIPPYIQIDLNSMIIQPRQKENMIITFDISKKNEYGLLGETLKLKTKRSSNEKRGSITLNADVVEDFSLLTPMELENAPQIHFFETKKNIGTINMNDTINVNFEFENKGKRDLIIRSIKIRRRGLTVANYDEIVKPGRSGKIELTLNPHYFAVSINIDITVIANDPKNNISKLKILANMIKDKPEIKDGKFSRIIYPTDAYKLIKKNASIENFMILDVRTPKEYAEGHLENAVNIDYYSSSFYQFMQMLDKKNIYLVYCKTDTRSMDTLKLMRELDFENIYIMKNGFEGWKKADFPILKD is encoded by the coding sequence GTGATCCCGACTCCCGGTAAATTGAGAAGGAAAATTGGAGATTTAAAGATAGAAAAAAATAGAATTGATTTTGGGAAAGTTAAAGATACTGATATTCTGATCGATACTTTAAAAATCCAGAATTCAAATCCGGAACCAGTTGAAATTTTGTTTGAAGATATACCTCCTTATATCCAGATAGACCTTAATTCCATGATCATTCAACCCAGACAGAAAGAAAACATGATCATTACTTTTGACATTTCCAAAAAGAATGAGTATGGATTATTGGGAGAAACGCTAAAACTGAAAACAAAGAGATCATCAAATGAAAAAAGAGGTAGTATCACCCTTAATGCTGATGTGGTAGAAGATTTTTCTTTATTAACACCGATGGAATTGGAAAATGCTCCGCAAATCCATTTTTTCGAAACCAAAAAAAATATCGGCACGATCAATATGAATGATACCATAAATGTCAATTTTGAATTTGAAAATAAGGGAAAAAGAGATTTGATCATAAGAAGCATAAAAATCAGAAGAAGAGGTTTGACAGTAGCGAATTATGATGAAATCGTAAAACCGGGCAGATCAGGGAAAATTGAATTAACACTAAATCCTCATTATTTTGCAGTGAGTATTAATATCGACATCACAGTTATTGCAAATGATCCCAAAAACAACATCTCCAAACTGAAGATATTAGCAAATATGATCAAAGATAAACCGGAAATAAAGGATGGAAAATTCTCCCGAATCATTTATCCCACAGATGCTTACAAATTAATAAAGAAAAATGCAAGCATTGAAAATTTCATGATCCTCGATGTTCGCACTCCAAAAGAATATGCTGAGGGTCATCTTGAAAATGCAGTAAATATTGATTATTATTCCTCTTCTTTTTATCAATTTATGCAGATGCTGGATAAAAAAAATATTTACCTTGTTTACTGCAAAACAGATACACGCAGTATGGATACTCTGAAATTGATGAGAGAACTGGATTTTGAGAACATCTATATTATGAAGAATGGTTTTGAAGGATGGAAAAAAGCTGATTTCCCAATATTAAAAGATTAA
- a CDS encoding M23 family metallopeptidase encodes MRLKVAVLIKVLVITLLVVIVVIDSFIIKYLRKKIDNITIVTFESDTLIALSPKSIKENLIVFTPQFVDDSANLKSPFNDGLSLKELIKKYIRNSWADHYGTLRGTKKRRRIHEGIDLYVPENTPVFPLAKYGIVTEVSDNPHYMVQVECKKQNGEIDSVKVEYGKVVRILYPEGIESVYAHLNEVNVSLGQVVNGNTKVGLTGLTGNIRNSGKPSHLHLELRDSKNRSFDPRHRLHYDYVCYEHFLNYLDISD; translated from the coding sequence ATGAGGTTGAAAGTTGCGGTTTTGATCAAGGTTTTGGTCATTACTTTATTAGTAGTAATTGTTGTTATCGATTCATTTATCATTAAGTATTTACGGAAAAAGATCGATAATATTACGATCGTTACCTTTGAGTCCGATACTTTGATCGCTTTATCTCCCAAATCTATTAAAGAAAATTTAATTGTCTTTACTCCTCAATTTGTGGATGATTCCGCAAATCTGAAATCTCCCTTTAACGACGGTTTATCATTAAAGGAATTAATTAAGAAATACATCAGAAATAGCTGGGCAGATCATTACGGAACTCTTCGGGGCACAAAAAAGCGCCGTAGAATTCATGAAGGAATAGATCTTTATGTTCCGGAAAATACACCGGTTTTTCCTCTCGCGAAATATGGAATTGTAACGGAAGTGAGTGATAATCCTCATTATATGGTTCAGGTTGAATGTAAAAAACAAAATGGTGAAATCGATTCTGTGAAGGTTGAATATGGAAAAGTTGTCAGGATCTTATATCCGGAAGGTATTGAAAGTGTTTATGCCCATTTAAACGAAGTTAATGTAAGTTTGGGACAGGTCGTAAATGGTAACACCAAAGTTGGTTTAACAGGTCTAACCGGAAATATCAGGAACAGCGGGAAACCTTCACATCTTCACCTGGAATTAAGAGATTCCAAAAATAGATCTTTTGATCCCAGACACAGGCTGCATTATGATTATGTTTGTTATGAACATTTTTTAAATTATCTTGATATATCGGATTAA
- a CDS encoding DUF1573 domain-containing protein produces the protein MKKIGLVVLMLFVIYSLFAQPKIEFDTMTHEFGDIKEDEGPYEIDFNFTNTGDEPLKLIKVKAG, from the coding sequence ATGAAAAAAATTGGATTAGTTGTATTAATGCTGTTCGTTATTTATTCTCTTTTTGCTCAACCAAAAATCGAATTTGATACCATGACGCATGAATTTGGTGATATTAAAGAGGATGAAGGTCCCTATGAAATTGATTTTAATTTTACTAACACCGGGGACGAACCTTTAAAACTTATAAAAGTCAAAGCCGGTTGA